The following are encoded together in the Picrophilus oshimae DSM 9789 genome:
- the cas5b gene encoding type I-B CRISPR-associated protein Cas5b → MKMMVFDLQAKFASFKKFYTNSSSLTYLFPPRTVISGIIGAILGFDFDSYYEDMNFKNSLISVSVKSKIRTYMTNLNYMKIIDYSFFNNIMESKGYDYTQIPFELLIPEDFSKNIVYRIYFSSKDETILELKEKIKNKNPYYPVSLGYANMLATVRFVAESEVEIFSIDDFIEVVSPTPLKYINCVKIEEGIHIQKDIIPIYFDKERRPRTETYIFEHGGKNYKIKTDRKIIKVKYNNNEENMVLPEVAENEFLFS, encoded by the coding sequence ATGAAAATGATGGTTTTTGATCTGCAGGCAAAATTTGCAAGCTTCAAAAAATTTTATACTAATTCTTCTTCACTGACGTATTTATTTCCACCAAGAACCGTGATTTCAGGTATTATAGGTGCCATTCTTGGATTTGATTTTGATTCTTATTATGAAGATATGAATTTTAAGAATTCATTGATATCGGTTTCTGTAAAATCAAAGATAAGAACTTACATGACTAATTTAAATTACATGAAAATAATTGATTACTCATTTTTTAATAACATTATGGAATCAAAGGGATACGATTATACTCAAATACCATTTGAATTACTTATCCCGGAGGATTTTTCAAAGAATATAGTTTATAGAATATATTTTTCATCAAAAGATGAAACGATATTAGAACTTAAGGAAAAAATAAAAAATAAAAATCCATATTATCCTGTTTCTCTTGGTTATGCCAACATGCTTGCCACGGTAAGATTTGTTGCGGAATCTGAGGTTGAGATATTTTCCATAGATGACTTTATAGAGGTTGTGTCACCTACCCCGTTGAAATACATTAATTGTGTAAAGATTGAAGAAGGCATTCATATACAAAAGGATATAATACCAATTTACTTTGATAAAGAGAGGAGACCAAGAACTGAGACCTATATTTTTGAGCACGGTGGTAAAAATTATAAAATAAAAACAGATAGAAAAATAATAAAAGTAAAATATAATAATAATGAAGAAAATATGGTTTTACCAGAGGTTGCAGAAAATGAATTTCTATTCTCATAA
- the cas7b gene encoding type I-B CRISPR-associated protein Cas7/Csh2: MKMRRMIIMSDIKDGEILFLYEGKLTNPNGDIDDENRPRMDYETSTNLVSDVRLKRYIRDYLLENDNNIFINHGNVQTATERLNDALENKANEDTDLKKFVTDKFIDIRLFGAMIPISQKNENKKRSDGDSIRIVGPVQFSWGYSLNRVELLNSYSITGGFASSTGNKMNSIGKDYRLYYSLIGFYGVISSKRAKKANLGPDDIKKFDEAMINAIPSQASRSKINQMPVLYIRTESNGKYIGDLRDYIKLNIKKEPIRNINDYSISLKQLISVISENEISIAQCWIHKNLNIEDMEDLTNCKK; the protein is encoded by the coding sequence ATGAAGATGAGGAGGATGATAATAATGAGTGATATAAAAGATGGAGAAATATTGTTTTTATATGAAGGAAAGCTAACAAACCCAAATGGAGACATAGATGATGAGAACAGACCCAGAATGGATTATGAAACTTCCACAAATCTTGTTTCAGATGTTCGTTTAAAAAGATATATCAGAGATTACCTACTTGAAAACGATAATAATATCTTTATAAATCATGGTAATGTTCAAACCGCCACTGAGAGGTTAAATGATGCTTTGGAGAATAAAGCAAATGAAGATACAGATTTAAAGAAATTTGTAACTGATAAGTTTATTGATATAAGATTGTTTGGAGCCATGATACCAATATCGCAAAAAAATGAAAATAAAAAAAGGTCTGATGGTGATTCAATAAGAATAGTTGGGCCCGTACAGTTTTCTTGGGGATACTCATTAAACAGGGTTGAACTTTTGAACTCATACTCAATAACAGGTGGCTTTGCCAGCTCCACTGGCAATAAAATGAATTCTATCGGAAAGGATTATAGATTATATTATTCATTAATTGGATTTTATGGTGTTATAAGTTCAAAAAGGGCAAAGAAAGCAAATCTTGGCCCAGATGATATTAAAAAGTTTGATGAGGCAATGATAAATGCAATACCATCTCAGGCTTCGAGGAGCAAGATTAACCAGATGCCTGTTCTTTACATAAGAACAGAATCTAATGGAAAATACATAGGCGATCTTAGAGATTATATAAAACTTAATATCAAAAAGGAGCCTATCAGGAATATAAATGATTATTCAATTAGTTTGAAACAACTTATAAGCGTAATTTCTGAAAATGAAATATCAATAGCACAATGCTGGATACACAAAAACCTAAACATAGAAGATATGGAAGATTTAACGAATTGTAAAAAATGA
- a CDS encoding TM1802 family CRISPR-associated protein has translation MISALEGLGGLLTSDALSNKIQKIDLKKNGSYLCIINFFTSKNIITLKFNEITDDSAELVAKEYLWIGNIKGNKPQWHLTTDNIYYAFNSIPNFYNYLKSKNYRGSLINKIESIINKYYKDNSTYFDIIIYPGEIKFTRIKIIYNKKEKNNSTQYKNNVLLELIPYPYIYYSIDDLIKYTGELNGYLKNISLFTIGIDDEIIAKNDEYKDILKSSMTPENENYEDGTCSVCGQSNKKVTADTSKFRFKYYNTNKISFSSKLLKDFSKNFVICSDCYQKIINAENYLLNNLSTNLGDWSILIIPEETVFHGKIEPEKVFKITDSIINSKAESLAKLEILTDDGYIIDIMFYEMARSFFKVIDIITEIPESRVLNMINNINSTYLEFKNMFSFFNYNLNINGFYKTLAKNRQYKEALTFIISLFKLKNIKLNKLLSIYMDSISQYYYENGRLDTNYIIALNAYLKFLAKMNVINEFKFENLYNGGKSKMKEDNFIREMGYSKEQECLFWIGYAIKKIGSIQYANGIKSNPMLEKINYQGMNLNSLEKLLIQIDEKIKQYGIYSKDFGYALFMAHSILSKYISDKNKWPIDDVSNVFLIMTGYSVADKLEDENNEDEEDDNNE, from the coding sequence TTGATAAGTGCACTTGAGGGATTGGGAGGATTGTTAACTTCGGACGCACTGTCAAATAAAATACAAAAAATAGATTTAAAAAAGAATGGATCTTATCTTTGCATAATCAACTTCTTTACATCCAAGAATATAATAACTTTAAAATTTAATGAGATAACAGATGACAGCGCGGAACTGGTTGCCAAGGAATACCTATGGATTGGAAATATAAAAGGAAATAAACCACAATGGCATTTAACCACAGATAACATTTATTATGCATTTAATTCAATTCCAAATTTTTATAATTATCTAAAAAGTAAAAATTATCGTGGTTCTCTTATAAACAAGATAGAATCAATTATTAATAAATATTATAAAGATAACAGCACATACTTTGATATAATTATATATCCTGGAGAAATAAAATTTACTAGAATAAAAATAATTTATAACAAGAAGGAAAAGAATAACAGCACCCAGTATAAAAACAATGTTCTTTTAGAATTGATACCGTATCCATATATTTATTATAGTATAGATGATCTAATAAAATATACAGGAGAATTAAACGGATATCTAAAAAATATTTCACTTTTTACAATTGGAATTGATGACGAAATAATTGCAAAGAATGATGAATATAAAGATATTTTAAAATCCTCTATGACACCTGAAAATGAAAATTATGAGGATGGAACTTGTTCAGTATGTGGTCAAAGTAATAAAAAAGTTACCGCTGATACAAGCAAATTTAGATTTAAGTATTATAATACAAATAAGATATCATTTTCATCAAAACTGTTAAAAGATTTTTCAAAAAATTTTGTCATATGCTCAGACTGCTATCAAAAGATAATAAATGCTGAAAACTACCTGCTCAATAATTTAAGTACCAATCTTGGGGACTGGAGCATTTTAATAATTCCAGAGGAAACTGTATTTCATGGAAAAATAGAACCTGAAAAGGTTTTTAAGATTACAGATTCAATTATAAATTCAAAGGCAGAGTCTCTTGCAAAATTGGAAATTTTAACAGATGATGGTTATATAATAGATATTATGTTTTATGAGATGGCCAGGAGCTTTTTTAAAGTTATAGACATAATAACAGAAATACCTGAATCAAGGGTACTAAATATGATAAATAATATTAATTCAACATATCTTGAGTTCAAAAATATGTTTTCATTCTTTAATTATAATTTGAATATTAATGGTTTTTATAAAACATTAGCAAAAAATAGACAATATAAGGAAGCTTTGACATTTATAATAAGTCTATTTAAACTAAAAAACATAAAATTAAACAAATTATTATCCATATATATGGATTCAATTTCTCAGTATTATTATGAAAATGGTAGACTAGATACAAATTATATAATAGCTTTAAATGCATATTTAAAATTTTTAGCAAAAATGAATGTTATAAATGAATTTAAATTTGAAAATCTTTACAATGGAGGTAAGAGCAAAATGAAAGAGGATAATTTTATCAGGGAGATGGGATACTCAAAGGAACAGGAGTGTTTGTTCTGGATTGGTTATGCCATTAAGAAGATAGGAAGCATACAGTACGCAAATGGTATAAAAAGCAACCCAATGCTTGAAAAGATAAATTACCAGGGTATGAATCTTAACTCATTGGAAAAGTTATTAATACAAATAGATGAAAAAATAAAACAGTATGGAATATATTCAAAAGATTTTGGATATGCTCTTTTTATGGCACATTCAATATTATCAAAATATATTTCTGATAAGAATAAATGGCCAATAGACGATGTATCAAATGTATTTTTAATAATGACAGGCTACAGTGTTGCAGATAAGTTAGAAGATGAAAACAATGAAGATGAGGAGGATGATAATAATGAGTGA
- the cas6 gene encoding CRISPR-associated endoribonuclease Cas6 has translation MRVRIVFEFKGELKLPIWYNNLIQAMIYSNISDQEKRDKLHEFGYLVGPKKIKLMTFSKLFGKYRIENKSIIFNSPVYFIFSSYDDDLVSDIAYNFLSNQKLYLNGTKIIVKDLIPSFFDYNIYKNRKHYIIEMLSPITVYTTLKNKKKIFFEPWSNDFENAVRKNIATKLKAINKYSDDFTFNISYNNMKNQKDEKIIYFKDTLIKAYNGIYTIRTEPEIMKLLFYSGIGSKNSEGFGCFKILGDKN, from the coding sequence ATGAGAGTTAGGATAGTATTTGAATTCAAAGGCGAGCTTAAATTACCAATATGGTACAATAATTTAATTCAGGCAATGATATATTCTAATATATCTGATCAGGAAAAAAGAGATAAACTTCATGAGTTTGGTTATCTTGTAGGACCCAAGAAAATCAAGCTTATGACATTTTCAAAATTGTTTGGCAAGTACAGAATAGAAAATAAATCAATAATTTTTAACTCTCCTGTTTATTTCATTTTTTCCTCTTATGATGATGACCTTGTTTCCGATATAGCTTATAATTTTCTATCCAATCAGAAATTATATCTAAATGGAACCAAGATTATAGTTAAAGACCTCATTCCATCATTTTTTGATTATAATATATATAAAAATAGAAAACATTACATAATAGAAATGCTTTCTCCAATAACAGTTTACACAACACTAAAAAATAAAAAGAAAATTTTTTTTGAGCCATGGTCAAATGATTTTGAAAATGCAGTAAGAAAAAATATAGCGACAAAATTAAAAGCTATAAATAAGTACAGCGATGATTTCACATTTAACATATCATATAATAATATGAAGAACCAAAAAGATGAAAAGATTATCTATTTTAAAGACACACTTATAAAAGCATATAATGGCATATACACAATAAGAACTGAGCCAGAAATAATGAAATTATTGTTCTATTCTGGTATTGGCTCAAAAAATTCTGAGGGATTTGGCTGTTTCAAAATTTTGGGTGATAAAAATTGA
- a CDS encoding BadF/BadG/BcrA/BcrD ATPase family protein: MRVISIDGGATKTLAVLYDTLKEEVLGIGVAGPSNFFSVSTETAMDNINKAMKMALSNINEYEIIMGLAGFGDSERANSIGLNISKSISHGHKFFIENDGVFAYRLANLFNDGAIFAPGTGSIGIYQKNGGIKRIGGWGWFAGDEGSASWIARRALTIAEEQYDKLIDGDSLVKLTEEYYKNEFRQAINNLEIEHPKRRVALMAPGVSKLAYSGDSIAVNIINEAADYDARILNVMSKFFDHEIPVALVGGTVLAGDMLKNGVIKNTILKNISFFYGYHVAVGGLILYMNKNNINFDYKLRDKIIKDIDDKINEIDHRILYENLGVDFI; this comes from the coding sequence ATGAGGGTAATCTCCATTGATGGCGGTGCCACAAAGACCCTTGCCGTTTTATACGATACATTAAAAGAGGAGGTTCTTGGTATTGGCGTTGCAGGTCCATCAAACTTTTTTTCCGTAAGCACTGAAACCGCAATGGATAATATTAATAAAGCCATGAAAATGGCATTATCGAATATAAATGAATATGAAATAATTATGGGCCTTGCAGGCTTCGGCGATTCAGAAAGGGCAAACAGTATCGGATTAAATATATCAAAATCCATTTCACATGGACATAAATTTTTTATTGAAAACGATGGTGTTTTTGCATACAGACTTGCAAATCTATTCAATGACGGTGCAATATTTGCGCCAGGAACCGGAAGCATAGGAATTTATCAAAAAAACGGCGGTATCAAAAGAATTGGTGGCTGGGGCTGGTTTGCAGGAGATGAGGGTTCCGCATCATGGATTGCAAGAAGGGCATTAACAATTGCCGAGGAGCAGTATGATAAATTAATAGACGGCGATTCCCTGGTAAAATTAACAGAGGAATATTATAAAAATGAATTCAGACAGGCAATAAATAATCTCGAAATTGAGCATCCTAAAAGAAGGGTTGCACTTATGGCGCCAGGAGTTTCAAAATTGGCTTACAGTGGAGACAGCATTGCTGTTAATATAATTAATGAGGCTGCAGATTACGATGCAAGAATTTTAAATGTTATGTCAAAATTCTTTGACCATGAAATTCCAGTTGCACTTGTTGGCGGGACTGTTCTGGCAGGTGATATGCTTAAAAATGGGGTTATTAAAAATACAATATTAAAAAATATTTCATTTTTCTATGGCTACCATGTTGCGGTGGGAGGTCTAATATTATACATGAATAAAAATAATATTAATTTTGATTATAAATTAAGGGATAAAATAATAAAAGATATAGATGATAAAATAAATGAAATCGATCATAGAATACTATATGAAAATCTGGGCGTTGATTTTATTTAA
- a CDS encoding SIS domain-containing protein: MYNLEDEIKSQYKTMPESYKRTVSKCIDVKNLMGSEKNIFIIGSGSSHNSSIFLSMLLDLAGIITKPLQASLFNEMIDKSNYRDGLIIAFSQSGESRDVINAAVSARKKDFKIISITNGINNSLSRISDINISYSAGAELAVTATKSFTGSMMAAFGIYSCIIDDIINIDGISGDIINIMEKAFKTNYDYDFKRAVFLGSGLFTVDALEGALKLRETAGIDSEGFPAMEYEHGYMETIDNDTLIVSIGIKPPEKIKKYTSRFIVIDPGLMTGLNDEIMRAITCIIPLQVLALKAALARGIDPDHPQKLSKVVK; the protein is encoded by the coding sequence ATGTATAACCTTGAAGATGAGATTAAAAGTCAATACAAAACAATGCCAGAGTCATATAAAAGGACGGTTTCAAAATGCATTGATGTGAAAAATTTAATGGGTTCAGAAAAAAACATCTTTATAATTGGAAGCGGGAGCAGCCATAACTCATCAATATTTTTATCAATGCTATTGGATCTTGCAGGCATAATTACAAAACCGTTGCAGGCATCGCTTTTTAATGAAATGATTGATAAATCAAATTATAGAGATGGTTTAATTATTGCGTTCAGCCAGTCCGGTGAGAGCAGGGATGTAATAAATGCGGCTGTCTCGGCACGAAAAAAAGATTTTAAAATAATATCAATTACAAATGGAATTAATAACAGCCTGTCCCGCATCTCTGATATAAATATATCATACAGTGCCGGTGCCGAGCTGGCAGTTACGGCAACAAAGAGCTTTACAGGATCGATGATGGCCGCATTTGGCATTTATTCATGCATTATTGATGATATTATTAATATTGATGGTATTTCAGGCGATATTATAAATATAATGGAAAAAGCCTTTAAAACAAATTATGATTATGATTTTAAAAGAGCCGTGTTTCTTGGCTCCGGGCTTTTCACCGTGGACGCACTTGAGGGTGCACTCAAGCTACGTGAAACCGCGGGCATTGATTCAGAGGGTTTTCCGGCCATGGAGTATGAGCATGGCTACATGGAAACAATAGATAATGATACATTGATAGTATCCATTGGTATTAAACCACCGGAAAAAATAAAAAAGTACACGTCGAGATTCATTGTAATTGATCCTGGTTTAATGACCGGCCTAAATGACGAGATTATGCGTGCCATTACATGTATTATCCCGCTTCAGGTGCTGGCATTAAAGGCTGCACTGGCAAGGGGCATTGACCCGGATCATCCTCAAAAGCTTAGCAAGGTGGTTAAATGA
- the nagA gene encoding N-acetylglucosamine-6-phosphate deacetylase: MNYSLLAGIIPTPDGIYNDYYINISGSMIKSITRHPDYLLKDRLNAYIAMPGFIDIHTHGYYGIDAMESSYSDIHKWASMLAMHGVTSFIPACVSSPVDDIIKFIKKIGYAMSSQDVNEARIIGARSEGPYINVKKRGAHNPDFIRKIDKNEILSILNASNNTLKIIDIAPELDNFQEALSMFNSSGTIVSIGHSNADFNRASMAINSGAMLMTHFYNAMTAFNHRAPGMIDAGLLSDVFLEVIPDMHHVSWESINIMLKIRGPKRIIAITDSLSIGGTDKYSGTLGGLGIDIKDGVAWISGTETIAGSVLTMERAFKNLYEHGINIDELAEMLSGNAARLLGMENYGMIWPGMIADINIVNENIDIVNTIINGNPLK, translated from the coding sequence ATGAATTACAGCCTCCTTGCAGGTATTATACCAACGCCTGATGGCATCTATAATGATTATTACATAAATATATCTGGCAGCATGATAAAAAGCATAACCAGGCATCCGGATTATTTATTAAAGGACAGGCTTAATGCATACATTGCAATGCCCGGATTTATAGATATACATACACATGGATACTACGGTATAGACGCCATGGAATCCAGTTATTCTGATATACATAAATGGGCCTCGATGCTTGCAATGCATGGTGTCACATCATTCATACCGGCATGCGTCTCCTCTCCTGTGGATGATATAATTAAATTCATTAAAAAGATTGGATATGCAATGTCATCACAGGACGTTAACGAGGCAAGGATAATCGGTGCCAGAAGTGAGGGTCCATATATAAATGTAAAAAAGAGGGGTGCACATAACCCTGATTTTATAAGAAAAATAGATAAAAATGAAATTTTAAGTATTTTAAATGCGTCGAATAATACATTAAAGATCATTGATATCGCCCCGGAGCTGGATAATTTCCAGGAGGCACTATCAATGTTTAATAGTTCAGGAACAATTGTTTCAATTGGCCATTCAAATGCTGATTTTAATAGGGCATCAATGGCAATTAACTCAGGTGCAATGTTAATGACGCATTTTTATAATGCCATGACGGCTTTTAACCACAGGGCGCCTGGCATGATAGACGCCGGCCTTTTATCCGATGTGTTCCTTGAGGTCATTCCTGATATGCATCATGTATCATGGGAATCGATAAATATAATGCTGAAAATCAGGGGCCCGAAAAGAATAATAGCAATAACGGACTCGCTTTCAATAGGCGGTACAGACAAATATTCAGGAACCCTTGGCGGCCTTGGCATAGATATAAAGGATGGCGTTGCATGGATCTCAGGAACAGAAACAATAGCAGGCAGCGTCTTAACCATGGAACGTGCATTTAAAAATCTTTATGAACATGGCATCAACATAGATGAACTGGCGGAAATGCTCTCCGGAAATGCGGCCAGGCTCCTCGGCATGGAGAATTATGGAATGATATGGCCCGGAATGATTGCAGATATAAACATTGTCAATGAAAATATTGATATTGTAAATACAATAATAAATGGAAATCCGTTAAAATGA
- a CDS encoding N-acetylmuramic acid 6-phosphate etherase yields the protein MNDTEDINLNTVDIDTWDFQRIAEFIHLSDISAYEAVGRQIENISRLAEVSCNAIRNGGRVIYIGAGTSGRIAAQDVVELKPTYNLGRESFDYIIAGGERALAESVENSEDDQDAAVKDLKSININKNDVVIGISASGTTPFVISALKFSMNLGCLTAGITCNENREIKKFSNICIELITGAEVIQGSTRMKAGTAQKMALNIISTSIAVKLGRTYKNTMSSMESWYNQKLRSRAVNILMHQFNLKHDDAVNILERTDYDISRSIDIIRSMNKK from the coding sequence ATGAATGATACTGAGGATATAAATTTAAACACAGTTGACATCGACACATGGGATTTTCAAAGAATTGCTGAATTTATACATTTAAGCGATATAAGTGCATACGAGGCTGTTGGCAGGCAGATTGAAAACATTTCAAGACTTGCCGAGGTTTCATGCAATGCAATAAGAAACGGCGGGCGTGTCATATATATTGGAGCAGGCACAAGCGGTAGAATAGCCGCACAGGACGTTGTTGAATTAAAGCCAACGTATAACCTTGGAAGGGAGTCATTTGATTATATCATTGCCGGGGGCGAAAGGGCGCTTGCAGAATCTGTTGAAAACTCTGAGGATGATCAGGATGCTGCTGTAAAGGATCTAAAATCAATTAACATAAATAAAAATGACGTTGTAATAGGCATATCGGCATCTGGAACCACACCATTTGTAATATCTGCATTAAAATTTTCCATGAATCTTGGATGCCTTACCGCCGGGATTACATGCAATGAGAACAGGGAAATAAAGAAATTTTCAAATATATGCATAGAGCTAATCACGGGTGCAGAGGTAATTCAGGGATCAACAAGGATGAAGGCCGGAACGGCCCAGAAGATGGCGCTTAACATTATTTCAACAAGCATTGCAGTAAAGCTTGGGAGAACATATAAAAATACGATGTCAAGCATGGAGTCATGGTACAATCAAAAGCTCAGGTCCAGGGCTGTAAATATACTTATGCATCAGTTCAACCTAAAACATGATGATGCCGTTAATATTCTTGAAAGAACAGACTATGATATATCAAGATCTATAGATATTATAAGATCAATGAATAAAAAATAA
- a CDS encoding D-alanyl-D-alanine carboxypeptidase has protein sequence MDYILSYCFIKSGRVLRSFNMDLPLMPASNMKIVTAILAMRYIKDFKTFFKNENGNLVISGAPSTRMTREKFLELAGKSGKIKRIVFSDAYIDYNFYNNDWTYGNSEYCFQPKILPYIYNEGCDEPHLGRPLMNPLLEMSYDLGVTYTISPVHGESFILYRDNIKSLLGHMLYVSCNLAAEHISKYISYILTGTQGTWEKSCRIYSEFLNEKFPGRRFHVSDGSGLSRKNLISTYILASLINRDLADLMPAPGHGTLRNRLLNLHDIKITAKTGSLDGVSSLSGYIYDHDVSFSIIVNNAFDVYSERIVDETLLEILNKINII, from the coding sequence ATGGATTATATTTTATCGTACTGCTTCATTAAATCAGGCCGTGTTTTAAGATCATTTAACATGGATCTGCCGCTAATGCCGGCATCAAATATGAAGATTGTAACAGCAATTCTGGCAATGAGGTATATTAAAGATTTTAAAACCTTTTTTAAAAATGAGAATGGAAACCTTGTAATATCCGGTGCCCCGTCAACAAGAATGACCCGTGAAAAATTCCTTGAACTAGCAGGCAAATCAGGAAAAATAAAAAGAATAGTATTTTCTGATGCGTATATTGATTATAACTTTTATAATAATGACTGGACATATGGAAATTCAGAGTACTGCTTTCAGCCAAAGATACTTCCTTATATTTACAATGAGGGCTGTGATGAACCACATCTTGGAAGGCCATTAATGAACCCGCTGCTTGAGATGTCATACGATCTTGGTGTTACATATACAATATCGCCGGTGCATGGCGAATCCTTTATATTATACAGGGATAATATAAAAAGCCTGCTTGGGCACATGCTTTATGTATCATGCAACCTGGCAGCGGAGCATATATCAAAGTACATATCATATATATTAACCGGAACCCAGGGAACATGGGAGAAATCATGCAGAATATACAGTGAATTCCTCAATGAAAAATTCCCTGGAAGGAGATTTCATGTAAGCGATGGTTCAGGGCTTTCAAGAAAGAACCTTATATCAACGTATATCCTGGCATCACTTATAAACAGGGATCTTGCAGACCTAATGCCGGCACCAGGCCATGGCACACTTAGGAACAGGCTTTTAAATCTCCATGATATAAAAATAACCGCGAAAACAGGGTCACTTGATGGTGTATCATCGCTTTCCGGATATATATACGATCATGATGTATCATTCAGTATAATTGTTAACAACGCATTTGATGTTTATTCTGAAAGAATTGTTGATGAAACGCTTCTTGAGATTCTTAATAAAATAAATATTATATAA
- the lysA gene encoding diaminopimelate decarboxylase, with amino-acid sequence MIENFQYKGNSLFLDDVELKSLAHQFGTPLIVLSEKRINNNYLKIKSAFSKHFRHFKVHYALKANSNPAVISILRRLGAGADAANPNEAEIAMYSGISPDNIIMTGNNLSYNDLKRALEMNIKINFDDVNQMNILKNELPDIISFRINPGYGNGEFTGIKTAGPSSKFGIPMNEALNGYRTALNAGVKKFGIHMMAGSNNLDPGYFYELSGIFAGIIKTINNELGISFDFIDIGGGFGVPYKNEAALDINETARLIAMALDGIMDSNPDAEIIIEPGRYLVADAGIALATVTDLKNYGRSIAGTDLGMNILIRPALYGAVHEIICINKNDDKLFNYDITGQICENTDFTGLNVKLPGLEPGDILGIMNAGAYVSSMSSNYNSLSRAAEVLISDDNVHLIKKRDDIRDIINNTFIPGHLL; translated from the coding sequence ATGATAGAGAACTTTCAGTACAAAGGCAACTCGCTTTTTCTGGATGATGTGGAATTAAAAAGCCTTGCACATCAATTTGGAACACCATTGATTGTGCTTTCCGAGAAGAGAATAAATAATAATTATCTTAAAATAAAAAGTGCATTTTCAAAACATTTTAGGCATTTTAAGGTACATTATGCCTTAAAGGCAAATTCAAACCCCGCGGTAATATCAATTCTCCGCAGGCTTGGTGCAGGTGCTGACGCCGCAAATCCAAACGAGGCAGAGATAGCAATGTATTCCGGAATATCACCGGATAATATAATAATGACCGGAAATAATCTATCATATAATGATTTAAAGCGCGCACTTGAAATGAACATAAAAATAAACTTTGATGATGTTAACCAGATGAACATTTTAAAAAATGAGCTGCCGGATATAATATCATTCAGGATAAACCCTGGATACGGAAACGGTGAATTTACAGGTATAAAAACTGCTGGTCCATCATCAAAGTTTGGAATTCCAATGAACGAGGCATTAAATGGCTACAGAACTGCATTAAATGCCGGTGTTAAGAAGTTTGGAATACATATGATGGCAGGCTCAAATAATCTTGATCCTGGATACTTTTATGAACTGTCAGGAATCTTTGCCGGTATTATAAAAACGATAAATAATGAGCTTGGCATATCCTTTGATTTTATAGACATTGGTGGCGGTTTCGGCGTTCCATATAAAAATGAGGCGGCGCTCGACATAAATGAAACGGCCAGGCTCATTGCCATGGCCCTTGATGGCATAATGGATTCAAACCCTGATGCCGAAATAATAATCGAGCCCGGGAGGTATCTCGTTGCAGATGCAGGCATAGCGCTTGCAACCGTGACTGATTTAAAGAATTATGGAAGATCAATTGCAGGAACAGATCTTGGGATGAACATATTAATAAGGCCTGCACTCTACGGTGCAGTGCATGAAATAATATGCATTAACAAGAATGATGATAAGCTATTCAACTATGATATAACAGGGCAGATCTGTGAAAACACCGATTTTACAGGGCTAAACGTTAAACTTCCAGGGCTTGAACCTGGTGATATCCTTGGCATAATGAATGCAGGTGCCTATGTATCCTCAATGAGCAGCAATTACAACAGCCTTTCAAGGGCTGCAGAGGTTTTAATATCAGATGATAACGTTCATTTAATTAAAAAACGTGATGATATACGTGATATAATAAACAATACATTTATACCCGGACATTTGCTTTGA